Below is a genomic region from Vibrio pomeroyi.
ATTTGGTGGTACAGGGCTTGGGCTTGCCATTTGTCGACAGCTTGTTGATTTGATGGGTGGCTATATTACTGCGCGCTCAGTGAAAGGAGAGGGCTCGACGTTCACTTTTTGTTTGTATGTCGACATTGTTGAATCTCAGGTTCAAAGCTTCGAGAATTTGAGCTCCGTGACGGTTGTCTCGAACTCTTTCAATTACCTAGACCAATTGGTGAAAGAGTGTGAACGCTTGAATGTTCGTCCTAATGTCGTTTCATCTATTGCGGACCTCGATGACAGCCTCAAAGAGAGCGATTTCATACTGTATTGTCATACGCTGCATCACTCAATGGAGAAGGACTTGGCGGCACTAAAGGCCGTATATCCGCTTTCTCGTGTGATCGTGTGTCAGCATCACCTATTTAAAACCAACCTAATCACAGAGACAGTGCACTCGACTCATACCTTGCCATTTTTGGGCCGACGATTCTTCAATAGCTTGCAATCACTGGATGTCGGCGAAGAGCCAGCACCGCAGGCGGAACCGAAGGATGAAGAGGTTCGTTCGCTGAATCGACGTATTTTGATTGTTGAAGACAATTTAATGAACCAGAAAATAGCGAGCTTCTTCCTTGAACAAGCGGGTTATGAGTATTTGATTGCCAGTAACGGACAAGAAGCGGTGGACGTGATCACTCAAGGTGCCCAGTTTGATGCCATCTTAATGGATTGTATGATGCCTGTGATGGATGGCATCACCGCGACTCGAGCTATTCGACAGTGGGAGTGTGAACAAGAAGCCACACCACTGCCGATCATTGCCTTAACTGCCAGTGTATTAGAAGAAGACATCAAAGATTGTTTTGAAGCGGGCATGAACGCTTACTTGCCCAAGCCTTATAAATCCCACCAGTTGTACGATCTTTTCAGTAGTCTTGATATCGTCTAGCGGACTTCTAAGCCAAGGTTGTACTGCGCAAGACAGCGACCTACATAGCTGATTTTCAATACTGCAGCGACTAAGATTGTGCTGATGTGAGCGACGATTTGAATCGGCAGTGAGAAGTGGTCGGCCATAGGATAAGCAACAATAATGCTGAGTAGCATAAGTAACGCGGTGATCGCTAAACTGAAGTTCGATACAGAAAGTAGAGTTTGAAAGCGTTGAGTCATAGTTTTCATATTGAATTCCTAATTGCTATTAGTTTCTTTTGATACTTAGTAAGAGCAATTAGCGTTCCATTTTTTATTTTAGTTAAATATCAACACCTTAATTAAATGTCAAGTGCCAGTTGTGTCAAAAAGACATGGTTAATAACCGTGTCTTTTTGACTTGTTGTTATCCATTTGTAATCACCAGTTTCTGAAGCCGCAAGTGTCGATGTGGAATCGAACGCCGGCGTACAGGCCTAATCCTACGTTATTCTTCTGCCCGTATTCAGCGTGAATTTTTTTGAGCTTAACGTGCAAATCTGCTCGAGAAATACCGTTGGCTGGGACAAGATCTAAGGCGCAGAACTCTAAGTGTTTACTTTGCAGGGCACCGCCAGCTTGTTGATTGTAGAGTTTTGAACGTTCACCAGAAACAGGAATAACCACGCCGATTTCAGGCTCGATGTATTGTTGAATGTACTTCAAGGTGTTGATCATGTTGGGTACATGCTTCTTATTGGGAAGGGTAAACAAGGTGGTGTTACTCATTGCCCAGTCTGTCCCTTGTAATAACACCAGATGCAAAGGCATGCTTTGCGTGATACCTGCATCTTTGAGCTGTTGCCCGATCTCTCTTACTTGGTCTTCTGCGTGGTTAAGCAACATCCAACCACGAAATGCCGAGCGAGTCGGAACCTTGTAGCCATGAACATCCACCACGAGGTCTTCGTAGGTGATTTCAGTCTCTTCGGTATAAAGTCTTTTAAATTCTTCAGGGTAGGGTTGAGTGGTTGATAGCGCTAAGGTAATTAGGATGCTTGAGTACATAAGGTGGCTCCATTACTTACGTTGGCTTTGCTAGTGATATTTGAGTCAGTAAATGCGTAAGCTTAAGTATAGACACTGAAATTTATGTACAAAAAAACCCACTACAAAGAGTGGGTTACTAACATTATTACAAGTTAATCAACGAGGTGAGATTACTTCTTACCTTGGATTTGCTTGTCTTCTTCTGTTAGTTCACGAATGCGGCGGCTGATGTCGCGACGAGCTTTAGAAATCTCTGCACTCTTGATGATGTGATCATCAACGCGGTCTTCGTAGTCTGCTTTCATGTTTTTGATAATGCCTAGGATCTCATCGTGAGTCATCTCTGGCTTGATGTAATCAAGTAGGTTATCAAGAAGGTCGACACGCTTGCGGTTGTCACGAACTTTCTTTTCGTTGTCTAAAAGTTCACGCTTAAGTTTGTTCTTACGTCGTGCTTGGTTAACAATTTCAAATACGCTGCTCATAGATTCCTTTTCCTATTCGTCAAATACGTTGTCTGGTTCTGATTAAAGCACATCAATTGATGATGTAACAGTCTTTAGATCAAAGCAAAAGTAAGGTTGTTTAATTATTCGTCACTCTCGCTGATGTGTGATTGTTTTTATCTCACCGATCAAGTTAGTATCCCATGTAGATACTGCATTGATACGAAATGTGAAATGAATCAACAACAATTAGAAACCGAAGAATTGGACGATAACGTCACTGAATCTTCAGCAGAACAAAACAAGCTTCGTGATGCGTATGTACAAGAGCGTACTTATTTGGAAGTCGTGGAAATAGAGCTAAACCGTTCTAAGATCATAATGATTGATGAACAAGGCAGAAAGAAACGAGTACCGATTTTGTCTGAGCACTAGTCCAAAGTGGCTGCATTGTTAGGTGTTGAGATGGAATTATCAAAATAATAAAAAGGAAAAACGATGAACACAGTACTTTCCCCAATTGAAGCGAGAATTATTGGTTGCTTGATCGAGAAAGAAGTCACTACTCCCGATCACTACCCATTAACACTGAACAGCTTAACAACGGCTTGTAATCAAAAGAGCAACCGTGAACCTGTTCTTTCACTGTCTGAATCAGATGTTTTAGATGCGGTTGATGGTTTGATTTCGCGTCGCATGGTAAGCGACGAAAGCAGTTTCAATAGCCGCGTAAACAAATATCAACATCGTTTCTGCAACACAGAATTTGGTGATCTGCAATTTACTGAGCAAGAACGCGCAATCATCTGTTGTATGTTGCTGCGTGGTGCGCAAACTCCAGGTGAACTCCGCACTCGAACTGGCCGCCTAGCGAACTTCAGCGATGTAAAAGAGGTGGAAGCGACGCTTGAGAAGCTAGCTGCAAGAGAAGCGGGCGCATTAGTCGTGAAGCTACCTCGTGAAGCGGGCAAGCGTGAGTCACGTTACCAACACCTGTTGAGCGGTGAAGTGGATGTTGAAGCGTTTGCGACGGCATCGGTAAGCGCGGCAGCACCTTCTGCATCGAATGAAAAGTTTGAAGAATTAGAGTCAGAAGTCGCAAGCCTACGAGCAGAAGTGGCAGAGCTTAAGGCTCTGGTTGAATCGCTGCTTTAGATGTCTGAGTCTGATAAAAATGCGGATTGGGTCGTGTACTTGATCCGCAATCGTCACAATGCTCTTTATTGTGGAGTGACGAATAATTTAGAGCGCCGTTTTGAACAGCACCAGACAGGTAAAGGCGCAAAAGCCTTAAAAGGGAAAGGCCCGATTAAGTTGGTTTGGAGTTTCGATGTTAGGTCAAAAAGTGAGGCATTGAAAACCGAATACGCGATCAAACAATTACCCAAATCTCGTAAAGAAAAACTGGTATCACTCAAACTAATCATTGAGTGGCAAGAAGACCAAATTCAATATATCGAAGTCTCATAATTCATAGCTAAAATATTCGTTATTGACTAAATCTTAATAATATTTGGTTGCATATGTATTGTGGTTAACTATTTGAATTTAAATGATAAATCGATTTTGTTTGATCGGGCTAATTTCACTATCTAACACGCTAACCCTAATCTCTATTCCAAATTAACATTTCGCTCATTTAGAATGTCGTTCTAATTAGTGCGAGACGCTATCATTTCTAATCGTTGTCCTACATAATATCGTTCAGCCATACAAAGATATGGTGTCATGCTAGGTTAAAAAATGAGCCAAAGTAGCTCATATAAAACGAGAAAAATATGAAACGTTTACTGATGTTGTTTGGACTTGCCGTATTTTCTGCGTCCGCTCTCTCTCATGGTACCCATGTCCTCAATGGGTACTGGGAATACCAAGATTATCTTTCCAAGTTTCCAGAACAAAAAATATTGACCGATAAAATGGTCGAAGCTGTACAAAACCACCCTGTGCCATTGAGGCGACCTCAAGATCGACCGATCACGATTTCGGTTGTGTATCCAGGTCAACAGATCTCTGACTATTGGGTTCGTAATATCCAAGCATTTGAGAAGCGCCTTGATAAGCTGAGAATTAACTATCAGATAAATCAGGTGTTTACACGTGTTAATGCCGACCTCACTCAGCAGAGTATTTCTTTGCAAGAGGCGATTGAGAACAAAACGGATTACTTGATCTTTACCTTAGATACCACGCGGCACCGCAAGTTTATCGAACACGTGTTGAGTTCCACCGATACAAAGTTGATCTTGCAGAATATCACCACACCGGTGCGTGCTTGGGCAGATAGACAACCATTTATGTACGTGGGTTTTGACCACGCGACAGGCAGTTTAAAACTGGCAGATTATTTTAAAGAAGTGAGCCAACCAGACAGCAAGTATTCTGTGTTGTACCGCTCTGAAGGTTATATCAGTGATGCTCGTGGAGATACCTTCATCCATGAAGTGAACACCGACACCAACTTTGCCCTCAAGTCTTCGTTTTACACAAAGTCAGACAAAGAGACCGGCTACCAAGCGGCTAAAATCAGCATAGCGAACGATAAGGATCTAGACTTTATCTATGCATGTGCAACCGATGTCGCTCTAGGCGCTGCAGAAGCGATTCGCGAATCAGGTCGAGATATCTTGGTTAATGGTTGGGGAGGCGGTTCCGCTGAGCTTGAAGCTCTTGCGAGAGGTGACTTAGA
It encodes:
- a CDS encoding D-Ala-D-Ala carboxypeptidase family metallohydrolase, producing the protein MYSSILITLALSTTQPYPEEFKRLYTEETEITYEDLVVDVHGYKVPTRSAFRGWMLLNHAEDQVREIGQQLKDAGITQSMPLHLVLLQGTDWAMSNTTLFTLPNKKHVPNMINTLKYIQQYIEPEIGVVIPVSGERSKLYNQQAGGALQSKHLEFCALDLVPANGISRADLHVKLKKIHAEYGQKNNVGLGLYAGVRFHIDTCGFRNW
- a CDS encoding DUF496 family protein, producing the protein MSSVFEIVNQARRKNKLKRELLDNEKKVRDNRKRVDLLDNLLDYIKPEMTHDEILGIIKNMKADYEDRVDDHIIKSAEISKARRDISRRIRELTEEDKQIQGKK
- a CDS encoding YceH family protein is translated as MNTVLSPIEARIIGCLIEKEVTTPDHYPLTLNSLTTACNQKSNREPVLSLSESDVLDAVDGLISRRMVSDESSFNSRVNKYQHRFCNTEFGDLQFTEQERAIICCMLLRGAQTPGELRTRTGRLANFSDVKEVEATLEKLAAREAGALVVKLPREAGKRESRYQHLLSGEVDVEAFATASVSAAAPSASNEKFEELESEVASLRAEVAELKALVESLL
- a CDS encoding GIY-YIG nuclease family protein — its product is MSESDKNADWVVYLIRNRHNALYCGVTNNLERRFEQHQTGKGAKALKGKGPIKLVWSFDVRSKSEALKTEYAIKQLPKSRKEKLVSLKLIIEWQEDQIQYIEVS
- a CDS encoding autoinducer 2-binding periplasmic protein LuxP yields the protein MKRLLMLFGLAVFSASALSHGTHVLNGYWEYQDYLSKFPEQKILTDKMVEAVQNHPVPLRRPQDRPITISVVYPGQQISDYWVRNIQAFEKRLDKLRINYQINQVFTRVNADLTQQSISLQEAIENKTDYLIFTLDTTRHRKFIEHVLSSTDTKLILQNITTPVRAWADRQPFMYVGFDHATGSLKLADYFKEVSQPDSKYSVLYRSEGYISDARGDTFIHEVNTDTNFALKSSFYTKSDKETGYQAAKISIANDKDLDFIYACATDVALGAAEAIRESGRDILVNGWGGGSAELEALARGDLDVTVMRMNDDTGIAMAEAIKWDLAGLEVPTVYSGEFEVVTKEDSPERISELKQRAFRYSGQ